One part of the Ziziphus jujuba cultivar Dongzao chromosome 2, ASM3175591v1 genome encodes these proteins:
- the LOC107418787 gene encoding uncharacterized protein LOC107418787: MAMASERSKQLHNFSLPYLKWGNQKFLRCIKIPSNSDEQSAPTHHHRSSGSELKKSDPFRIKSNSKPNPVRDSGLISNTQMDDDDSNNIEAVREKLLLDLRVAAKRLKVSILEEGAKDVSLVAAAAAEAEAEASRPWNLRTRRAASNFQTAEQVKTNGESRSSPVKKLTVEKKERAKFSVSLSKQEVEEDFAAMVGTRPPRRPKKRSRTVQKQLDLLFPGLWLAEVSPDSYKVADIPES; the protein is encoded by the exons ATGGCTATGGCTTCTGAAAGATCGAAGCAACTACACAACTTCTCCTTACCATACCTCAAATGGGGCAATCAAAAATTCCTCCGCTGCATCAAAATCCCTTCAAATTCCGACGAACAGTCTGCTCCGACCCATCACCACCGATCTTCTGGGTCGGAGCTGAAAAAATCTGATCCCTTTCGTATCAAATCCAATTCCAAGCCGAACCCAGTTCGCGATTCGGGTCTGATTTCGAATACCCAAATGGACGATGACGACAGCAACAACATCGAGGCTGTTCGGGAAAAGCTTTTGCTTGATCTCAGAGTTGCGGCGAAGAGGCTCAAGGTTAGTATTCTTGAAGAAGGAGCTAAGGACGTGTCGTTGGtggcggcggcggcggcggaGGCGGAGGCCGAGGCGAGCAGACCTTGGAATTTGAGGACCAGAAGAGCAGCGTCTAATTTCCAAACCGCCGAGCAAGTGAAAACGAACGGCGAATCGAGGTCATCTCCGGTGAAGAAGTTGACGGTTGagaagaaagagagagccaAGTTTTCGGTTTCGCTTTCTAAGCAAGAGGTGGAGGAGGATTTCGCAGCAATGGTTGGGACTAGACCGCCAAGGAGGCCTAAGAAGAGATCAAGAACCGTTCAGAAACAATTGGAC TTATTGTTCCCGGGATTGTGGTTGGCAGAAGTTTCACCAGATTCATACAAAGTTGCTGATATTCCCGAGTCATGA
- the LOC132800746 gene encoding F-box/FBD/LRR-repeat protein At3g26920-like, with amino-acid sequence MNSASKVYLLASLQVEPRDLELSMLLHGLVKFPSASFGGLENLTLRNVMVSTERFKNLRIILPNDEEFSQSLILHAPKLEWFSWAGCASNYSCEGNVEFLCHSDISIEHASIANNEYESLDNGIIGKVLQSMHRVSSMNIRDVSIKEISSPELLTEFCNLLSLTLKHTNALNEITSVVLLLKSMPQLNTLKILGIPYSKEEVEMEIEGKNNEIELIKYLLKNARALKKMTILYKALLCRESAIRKIKEFRIASSHVALYFRPV; translated from the exons ATGAACTCTGCTTCAAAGGTCTATCTCCTAGCCTCTCTCCAAGTTGAACCAAG AGATTTGGAGTTGTCTATGCTTTTGCATGGCTTGGTAAAGTTTCCCTCTGCTTCATTTGGGGGGCTTGAGAATTTGACCTTGAGAAATGTGATGGTTTCAA cGGAGAGATTTAAAAATCTGCGTATAATATTGCCCAATGATGAAGAATTTTCACAGTCACTTATATTacatgctccaaaacttgaatgGTTTTCTTGGGCTGGCTGTGCTTCTAATTACTCTTGTGAAGGAAATGTAGAGTTTTTGTGCCATTCTGATATATCTATAGAACATGCTTCAATTGCCAACAATGAGTACGAGTCCTTGGATAATGGAATCATTGGTAAAGTTCTTCAATCAATGCACCGGGTTTCATCAATGAATATACGTGATGTTTCCATTAAG GAAATTTCTTCACCAGAGTTGTTGACTGAATTTTGTAACTTGCTTTCATTGACTCTAAAACACACCAATGCCCTCAACGAAATTACATCTGTAGTTTTGTTACTCAAATCGATGCCACAATTGAATACTCTGAAAATACTTGGGATTCCCTATTCCAAAGAG GAAGTCGAAATGGAGATTGAGGGAAAGAACAATGAGATAGAGCTGATAAAGTATTTGCTCAAAAATGCAAGAGCTTTGAAGAAGATGACCATTCTTTATAAAGCTCTATTATGTAGAGAATCTGCGATTAGAAAGATTAAAGAATTCCGAATAGCTTCTTCCCATGTTGCTTTATATTTCCGTC